In the Candidatus Rhodoblastus alkanivorans genome, one interval contains:
- the hemJ gene encoding protoporphyrinogen oxidase HemJ codes for MYLWVKALHVIAIISWMAGLLYLPRLFVYHADAAQGSGCSETFKIMERKLLYMIMTPAMIVAWVTGLFLAIQSGFFHSPWFHAKLIFVLLMTLTHFALGKYQHDFKLDRNKHSTKFFRVFNEVPTILMIFIVVLVVVKPF; via the coding sequence ATGTATTTGTGGGTCAAGGCGCTTCATGTCATCGCCATCATATCCTGGATGGCCGGGCTGCTTTATCTTCCGCGGCTTTTCGTCTATCACGCAGACGCAGCACAGGGATCGGGCTGTTCGGAAACATTCAAGATCATGGAGAGAAAACTTCTCTACATGATCATGACGCCAGCCATGATCGTGGCCTGGGTGACAGGATTGTTTCTGGCGATCCAAAGTGGATTTTTTCATTCTCCTTGGTTTCATGCAAAGCTGATTTTTGTATTATTGATGACCTTGACCCATTTTGCGCTCGGAAAATATCAACACGACTTCAAGTTGGACCGCAACAAGCACTCCACCAAATTTTTTCGCGTGTTCAATGAAGTTCCAACGATCTTGATGATTTTCATCGTGGTTTTGGTCGTCGTCAAACCATTTTAG
- a CDS encoding GNAT family N-acetyltransferase gives MASQADRSDAISPLLIENVDFDQLRRHEAEWRDLAARGLERNVFLEPGFALPFLQHLRRPKNLRFLLAWRKSAAGASGRLMALWPIVAPGAPGAPYETWRHDYSCLGAPLLDRANAASCLNAIVGHLRAEGGHAPILALRQLRRRGPLYSLIADYAGRQGLAVEYAAEYQRAALDATAAEGEAAWPIPAKKRKELRRQLRRLDESGSVSFGVADGGEAFNRQLELFLALEAKGWKGRHGGAFLARPELAAFARTMTRTLAREGKCRIYWLACGERIVASNILLLDADQTFFWKTAYDEDFATLSPGVLLAMQMTDALLRDPRLRRVDSCAIPNHPMIDHIWREREPFADILISCCPGGELALRRAAVRERFRRWLRDRAKSLRTKAQKIIGSRNQRR, from the coding sequence TTGGCTTCCCAAGCCGATCGGTCCGACGCGATAAGTCCGCTACTGATCGAGAATGTCGATTTCGACCAATTGCGCCGGCATGAAGCCGAATGGAGGGACCTTGCGGCGCGCGGGCTTGAGCGCAATGTCTTTCTCGAACCGGGCTTCGCCCTGCCCTTTCTGCAACATTTGAGGCGCCCAAAAAATCTGCGCTTCCTGTTGGCTTGGCGAAAATCGGCGGCGGGCGCGTCGGGGCGCCTGATGGCGCTTTGGCCGATCGTCGCGCCCGGAGCGCCCGGAGCGCCATACGAAACCTGGCGCCACGATTATTCCTGTCTCGGCGCGCCCCTGCTCGACCGGGCCAACGCCGCAAGCTGTCTCAATGCGATCGTGGGTCATTTGCGGGCCGAGGGCGGCCATGCTCCCATTCTGGCGCTCAGACAGTTAAGGCGACGTGGCCCGCTGTATTCCCTCATCGCCGATTATGCTGGACGGCAAGGCCTCGCCGTCGAATATGCGGCGGAATATCAGCGCGCCGCGCTCGACGCGACCGCGGCCGAGGGAGAAGCCGCCTGGCCCATTCCCGCGAAAAAAAGGAAGGAACTGCGACGCCAGTTGCGACGCCTCGACGAGAGCGGAAGCGTTTCGTTCGGCGTCGCAGATGGCGGCGAGGCATTCAACCGGCAACTGGAATTGTTTCTGGCGCTGGAGGCCAAGGGCTGGAAAGGCCGCCATGGCGGCGCTTTTCTTGCCCGCCCCGAACTTGCCGCCTTCGCGCGGACGATGACGCGAACATTGGCGCGCGAAGGGAAATGCAGGATTTATTGGCTCGCCTGCGGCGAACGGATCGTCGCCAGCAATATTCTGCTGCTTGACGCCGACCAGACCTTTTTCTGGAAAACAGCTTACGATGAAGACTTTGCCACCCTCTCGCCGGGCGTGCTGCTGGCGATGCAAATGACGGACGCCCTTTTGCGCGATCCGCGGCTGCGGCGTGTCGATTCCTGCGCCATTCCGAACCATCCGATGATCGATCATATTTGGCGCGAGCGTGAGCCTTTCGCCGATATCCTGATCTCATGCTGTCCAGGCGGAGAGCTGGCCTTGCGTCGCGCGGCAGTCCGCGAGCGGTTCCGCCGCTGGCTCCGTGACCGCGCCAAATCGCTCCGGACGAAAGCCCAGAAAATCATAGGCTCGAGGAACCAAAGACGGTGA
- a CDS encoding RNA-binding S4 domain-containing protein, with protein sequence MTDPRQRLDKWLWHARVAKTRTAAAELVTSGYVRINGNRAQQAAKLVALGDIVTIALSRRVLVLEVLGFSERRGPFAEASKLYRAIDPDGVTPDG encoded by the coding sequence GTGACCGATCCACGCCAGCGCCTCGACAAATGGCTTTGGCATGCGCGCGTCGCGAAAACCCGCACGGCGGCGGCGGAGCTTGTGACCAGCGGCTATGTGCGAATCAACGGCAATCGCGCCCAACAGGCGGCAAAACTCGTCGCATTGGGCGATATCGTCACGATCGCCCTGTCCCGTCGCGTCCTCGTACTGGAGGTTCTCGGCTTTTCCGAACGCCGGGGACCCTTTGCCGAAGCGTCGAAACTCTATCGCGCCATCGACCCGGACGGCGTGACGCCGGATGGCTGA
- a CDS encoding M3 family metallopeptidase, which translates to MHAPNPLLVEWRTPFTLPPFEAIEAGHYRQAFDVALREHEREIAAIADNPATPTFENVIDALELAGKTLNRVGGVFWNLSGTDSTEELRAIEREVSPMLARHYADISLNERLFSRVAALYQNRDDLPLSGEQARLLELTYKSFVRAGAQLSGADRERFAETAERLASLEMNFAQNVLADEANYIMELEKDDLSGLPNEAKAVAAQAAQAATDRHAAHPFALTLSRSSVEPFLSYGDRRDLREDLFNAWIARGEHDGATDNRRIISEILDLRRERAQMLGYKTFADYKLEPTMAGAPAAALDLLDKVWAPARARAGAEAAALQKVADAEGANFTIAAHDWRYYAEKLRLRKYDIDQSALSAYFQLEKMIEAAFYCAERLFGLRFVSRTDLPTYHPDVRAFEVLDRDGQHLAIFFGDYYARAGKRSGAWMSNFRNQRKLGGDIRPVIVNVMNFSKPLPGTATLLSLTEATTLFHEFGHALHGMLSNVVYPSMSGTATPTDFVELPSQLFEHWALRPEILQKFALHHETGAPIPQDMIDRIIAARHFNQGFATVEYCASAYVDFLLHSRADAPEDVVGAEKEILRGVDMPSEIVMRHRTPHFSHIFAGDGYAAGYYSYLWSEALDADAFAAFEEAGDIFDPATAGRLRDYVYAAGNQRDPNEAYRLFRGRKPEFGALLLKKGLTEA; encoded by the coding sequence ATGCACGCGCCCAATCCACTGCTTGTCGAATGGCGCACGCCTTTCACCCTTCCGCCCTTCGAGGCGATAGAAGCCGGCCATTATCGTCAGGCTTTCGACGTCGCCTTGCGCGAACATGAGAGGGAAATCGCCGCAATCGCGGACAATCCCGCGACGCCGACCTTCGAGAACGTGATCGATGCGTTGGAACTTGCCGGCAAGACGCTCAATCGCGTCGGCGGCGTGTTCTGGAATCTCTCCGGAACCGACTCGACCGAAGAATTGCGGGCGATCGAACGGGAAGTGTCGCCCATGCTTGCGCGACATTATGCCGACATTTCGCTTAATGAACGATTGTTCTCGCGGGTTGCGGCCCTTTATCAAAATCGAGACGACCTGCCGCTGAGCGGCGAACAGGCGCGTTTGCTCGAACTGACCTACAAGAGTTTCGTGCGCGCCGGAGCGCAACTCTCGGGCGCGGACCGGGAGCGATTCGCGGAAACGGCGGAACGCCTCGCAAGTCTCGAAATGAATTTCGCGCAGAACGTCCTTGCCGACGAAGCAAATTACATCATGGAGTTGGAAAAGGACGATCTTTCCGGTTTGCCCAACGAGGCGAAGGCGGTGGCCGCGCAGGCCGCGCAGGCCGCGACGGATCGCCATGCCGCCCATCCCTTCGCTTTGACATTGTCGCGATCGAGCGTCGAGCCTTTCCTGAGCTATGGCGACAGGCGGGACCTTCGCGAGGATTTGTTCAACGCCTGGATCGCGCGCGGGGAGCATGATGGCGCGACCGACAACCGACGCATCATTTCCGAGATCCTCGATCTTCGGCGCGAACGCGCGCAAATGCTCGGCTATAAGACTTTTGCCGATTACAAGCTGGAGCCGACCATGGCCGGCGCTCCGGCGGCGGCGCTCGACCTGCTCGACAAGGTTTGGGCGCCGGCGCGCGCCAGGGCCGGGGCGGAAGCCGCCGCCCTTCAGAAAGTCGCCGACGCCGAAGGCGCAAATTTCACAATAGCCGCCCATGACTGGCGTTATTACGCGGAAAAGCTGCGGTTGCGGAAATATGACATCGATCAAAGCGCCCTTTCCGCCTATTTCCAGCTCGAAAAGATGATCGAGGCGGCGTTTTATTGCGCGGAGCGCTTGTTTGGATTGCGTTTCGTTTCGCGGACGGATTTGCCGACCTATCATCCTGACGTCCGGGCGTTCGAAGTTCTCGATCGGGACGGACAGCATCTGGCGATCTTTTTTGGAGATTATTACGCCCGGGCCGGCAAACGTTCCGGCGCCTGGATGTCGAATTTTCGCAATCAGCGAAAATTGGGGGGCGACATCCGTCCTGTCATCGTCAATGTCATGAATTTTTCCAAGCCGCTTCCGGGAACCGCGACCCTGCTGTCCCTCACGGAAGCAACCACCCTCTTTCACGAATTCGGGCATGCCTTGCATGGGATGCTGTCGAACGTCGTCTATCCCTCGATGAGCGGGACGGCGACGCCCACGGATTTCGTGGAATTGCCCTCGCAGCTCTTTGAGCACTGGGCCCTTCGTCCGGAAATCCTGCAGAAATTCGCCCTTCATCACGAAACGGGGGCGCCCATCCCGCAAGACATGATCGATCGCATTATTGCAGCGCGTCATTTCAATCAGGGATTCGCGACCGTCGAATATTGTGCTTCGGCCTATGTCGATTTCCTGCTGCACTCTCGCGCCGATGCGCCTGAGGATGTCGTCGGCGCCGAAAAGGAAATTCTGCGCGGCGTCGACATGCCATCGGAAATCGTCATGCGTCACCGAACACCGCATTTTTCTCATATTTTCGCGGGCGACGGCTATGCGGCGGGCTATTACAGCTATTTATGGTCGGAAGCGCTCGACGCCGACGCCTTCGCGGCGTTCGAAGAGGCCGGCGATATTTTCGATCCCGCGACTGCCGGTCGCTTGCGGGATTATGTCTATGCGGCGGGGAATCAGCGCGATCCGAACGAAGCCTATCGCCTGTTCAGAGGCCGCAAGCCGGAATTCGGCGCGCTCCTGCTAAAGAAAGGCCTGACCGAAGCTTAA
- a CDS encoding acyl-CoA dehydrogenase family protein, which yields MTQAAQAIATEEFFELGREVIEAVEGLYEKAVASVRAQVTENGKLSNAAIEREQHAAHGLAWFATYVESLREMLAYGERMQAEGRYGETEDLLTRIGVGEYLAQVFGGIPMSQGEFVRLGDFGLSAETIALARTTATEKLIAAGNIAPNRARLVDLVDHAEASATVGSPGLDETLEAIREEIRKYAEAEVVPHAHEWHLKNAYIPLEIIQGLADLGVFGLTIPEEYGGMGLGKVAMCVVTEELSRAYIGVGSLGTRSEIAGELILGGGTAEQKEKYLPKIASGEILPTAVFTEPNTGSDLASLRTRAVREGDKYVVNGNKTWITHPVRADLMTVLTRTNPSEPGYKGLSMLLAEKPRGDDANPFPAKGMSGGEIEVLGYRGMKEYEIAFDGFEVPAENLLGGVEGQGFKQLMQTFEGARIQTAARAVGVAQCAMELALRYAKERIQFGKALIHFPRVADKVAMMAVEVHIARQITYFAARAKDEGKRCDLEAGQAKLLGARVAWAAADNALQIHGGNGFALEYPVSRVLCDARILNIFEGAAEIQAQVIARRLLES from the coding sequence ATGACGCAGGCCGCCCAAGCGATCGCCACAGAGGAATTTTTTGAGCTCGGCCGTGAGGTTATCGAGGCTGTCGAAGGGCTGTATGAAAAGGCTGTCGCGAGCGTTCGCGCCCAGGTTACCGAGAACGGAAAACTGTCGAACGCAGCGATCGAGCGCGAGCAGCATGCCGCGCATGGCCTTGCCTGGTTCGCCACTTACGTCGAATCCCTTCGCGAAATGCTTGCTTATGGCGAAAGGATGCAGGCCGAGGGGCGTTACGGGGAAACCGAGGATCTGTTGACCCGGATCGGCGTCGGCGAATATCTCGCCCAGGTTTTCGGCGGCATTCCGATGAGCCAGGGCGAGTTTGTCCGGCTGGGCGATTTCGGCTTGAGCGCCGAGACCATCGCTCTCGCCCGCACGACGGCGACCGAGAAGCTGATCGCCGCCGGCAATATTGCGCCAAATCGCGCCCGGCTGGTCGATCTCGTGGACCACGCGGAGGCCTCGGCGACAGTCGGCTCGCCGGGGTTGGACGAGACCTTGGAAGCGATACGCGAGGAAATTCGTAAATATGCCGAGGCCGAGGTCGTTCCCCACGCGCATGAATGGCATTTGAAGAACGCCTATATTCCGCTGGAGATCATTCAGGGGCTCGCCGATCTCGGCGTTTTCGGTCTGACCATTCCCGAAGAATATGGCGGCATGGGCCTTGGCAAGGTCGCAATGTGCGTGGTCACGGAGGAGCTTTCGCGCGCCTATATCGGCGTCGGCTCGCTCGGCACGCGTTCGGAAATCGCGGGCGAACTGATCCTGGGCGGCGGCACGGCGGAACAAAAGGAAAAATATCTGCCCAAGATCGCGTCGGGCGAAATCCTTCCGACTGCGGTTTTCACCGAACCGAACACCGGCTCCGACCTCGCTTCGTTGCGAACCCGCGCGGTTCGCGAAGGCGACAAATATGTCGTCAACGGCAACAAGACCTGGATCACCCATCCGGTGCGCGCCGATCTGATGACGGTTCTAACCCGCACCAATCCCAGTGAGCCGGGCTATAAGGGCCTTTCGATGCTTCTCGCGGAAAAGCCGCGCGGCGACGACGCCAATCCTTTCCCAGCGAAAGGCATGTCCGGCGGCGAAATCGAAGTGCTCGGCTATCGCGGCATGAAGGAATATGAAATCGCCTTCGACGGTTTTGAGGTTCCGGCGGAAAATCTGCTTGGCGGCGTCGAGGGACAGGGGTTCAAACAGCTGATGCAGACTTTTGAAGGCGCGCGCATCCAGACCGCGGCGCGCGCCGTGGGCGTCGCGCAATGCGCCATGGAATTGGCGCTTCGCTACGCCAAGGAGCGCATCCAGTTTGGCAAGGCCCTGATTCACTTCCCCCGCGTCGCCGACAAGGTCGCGATGATGGCGGTCGAGGTCCATATCGCGCGGCAGATCACCTATTTCGCGGCTAGGGCGAAGGATGAAGGCAAGCGCTGCGATCTGGAGGCGGGTCAGGCCAAGCTTCTGGGCGCGCGCGTCGCCTGGGCGGCCGCCGACAACGCCCTGCAGATCCATGGCGGCAATGGCTTCGCCCTGGAATATCCGGTCTCGCGCGTGCTCTGCGACGCGCGCATCCTCAATATTTTCGAGGGCGCGGCGGAAATTCAAGCGCAGGTCATCGCGCGGCGGCTGTTGGAGAGCTGA